The following proteins are encoded in a genomic region of Leptotrichia sp. OH3620_COT-345:
- the ilvC gene encoding ketol-acid reductoisomerase — MAGNILGTTVYYDSDCNLDKLTGKKITVLGYGSQGHAHSLNLKESGMDVTIGLRKGSKSWEVAEEAGFTVKETSESVKNADIVMILIPDELQGDIFKKDIAPNLKKGVYLGFGHGFNIHFRKIKPTKDVNVFMVAPKGPGHLVRRTFQEGSGVPCLIAVAQDSAGDTKEVALAWASGVGGGRSGILETTFKQETETDLFGEQAVLCGGITELIKTGFEVLREAGYDPVNAYFECLHEMKLIVDLIYEGGLAKMRHSISNTAEFGDFVTGPKIITSETKKAMEGILSDIQSGKFADNFLADSKAGQTFLKRKREEAADHELEKVGKELRELMPWIKK; from the coding sequence ATGGCGGGAAATATTTTAGGAACAACGGTTTATTATGATTCGGATTGTAATCTGGATAAACTTACAGGAAAAAAAATAACAGTTTTGGGATATGGATCTCAGGGACATGCTCATTCACTAAATTTAAAAGAAAGCGGTATGGATGTAACGATAGGATTGAGAAAAGGATCAAAATCATGGGAAGTAGCTGAAGAAGCAGGGTTTACAGTTAAAGAAACATCGGAATCTGTAAAAAATGCCGATATAGTAATGATTTTAATACCGGATGAATTACAGGGAGATATTTTTAAAAAGGACATTGCACCTAATTTGAAAAAAGGTGTCTATCTGGGATTTGGGCACGGGTTTAATATACATTTCCGAAAAATCAAACCTACGAAAGATGTAAATGTATTTATGGTGGCTCCTAAAGGACCGGGACATCTTGTAAGAAGAACATTCCAAGAGGGAAGCGGAGTTCCGTGTCTGATAGCGGTAGCTCAGGATTCAGCAGGTGATACTAAAGAGGTAGCATTGGCATGGGCATCGGGTGTAGGAGGAGGAAGATCCGGAATTCTCGAAACTACATTTAAGCAGGAAACTGAAACGGATTTATTTGGTGAACAGGCAGTTTTATGCGGAGGAATAACGGAACTGATTAAAACAGGATTTGAAGTTCTGAGAGAAGCAGGCTATGATCCTGTAAATGCTTATTTTGAATGTCTTCATGAAATGAAGCTTATTGTTGATCTCATTTATGAAGGAGGATTGGCAAAAATGCGTCATTCTATTTCAAATACCGCTGAATTTGGAGATTTTGTGACAGGACCGAAAATAATTACTTCTGAAACAAAAAAAGCAATGGAAGGAATTTTATCGGATATACAGTCAGGAAAATTTGCGGATAATTTCTTGGCAGATTCAAAAGCGGGTCAAACTTTCCTTAAAAGGAAAAGAGAAGAAGCTGCTGACCATGAGTTGGAAAAAGTTGGGAAAGAATTAAGGGAATTAATGCCTTGGATAAAGAAATAA
- a CDS encoding NUDIX domain-containing protein encodes MITTLCYLEKDDKYLMLYRNKKKVDINKGKWLGVGGKLEKGEMPEQCLKREVKEETGYKLKSYKYRGLVIFNYNDDEPLFIYLYTSSDFYGIEKKCNEGELRWIRKEEIFNLELWEGDKIFLELLFKNSPFFYLILNYENNDLISSKLEFKINYSCFEVFVPENYVEKIVENLQRYSLLTEGFYADVYSTIETVGHWKTLQGGNPFDGKVGQESTVCEKIMRFRVKREFEELAYYLIKDIHPYEIPVINVFRTEV; translated from the coding sequence ATGATTACAACATTATGCTATCTTGAAAAAGATGACAAATATCTGATGTTATACAGAAATAAAAAGAAAGTTGATATAAATAAAGGGAAATGGCTCGGTGTAGGCGGAAAGCTGGAAAAAGGAGAAATGCCTGAACAGTGCCTGAAAAGAGAAGTTAAGGAAGAAACGGGATATAAACTAAAGAGTTATAAATATAGAGGACTTGTGATTTTTAATTATAATGATGATGAGCCTTTATTTATTTACCTTTATACAAGTTCGGATTTTTATGGAATAGAGAAAAAATGTAATGAAGGAGAGTTAAGATGGATTAGAAAAGAGGAAATTTTTAATCTTGAATTATGGGAAGGGGATAAAATATTTTTGGAGTTATTGTTTAAAAATTCTCCGTTTTTCTACTTAATTTTAAATTATGAAAACAATGATTTAATTAGTTCAAAGTTGGAGTTTAAAATTAATTACAGCTGTTTTGAAGTATTTGTACCGGAAAATTATGTGGAAAAAATTGTGGAAAATTTGCAGAGATATTCTCTTCTGACAGAAGGTTTTTATGCAGATGTTTATTCTACAATTGAAACGGTAGGTCATTGGAAAACACTTCAAGGCGGGAATCCTTTTGACGGAAAAGTTGGACAAGAAAGTACTGTATGTGAAAAAATAATGAGATTCAGAGTAAAAAGAGAATTTGAAGAATTGGCATATTATCTGATAAAAGATATACATCCATATGAAATACCTGTAATTAATGTGTTTAGAACAGAAGTTTAG
- a CDS encoding metallophosphoesterase, whose amino-acid sequence MQAKKKNMKNVVLKITLYFLLLILTFLIYSHYEYKNIKIRTIEIKSKDIPEEFNGRKILYVADFQYDTIGRFNKKQLKKAINLINEQKKDIILLGGDYSTWEKYRAAFYKEAENLKIPEYGIYAIYGNHEYPNIEESTEYLKKIKYNILANSSKKVTINSQNIYIAGVEDLWHGISDAKKALEGIEKEDFAIFMTHNPDYFEEMTESQKERSDITLAAHTHGGQVTFFGKVFFAPIRHKEKYGYGMKEYGGHKIYITSGIGGSFLEMFIRFFAQPEIVIFELKKV is encoded by the coding sequence ATGCAAGCAAAGAAAAAAAATATGAAAAATGTAGTCCTTAAAATTACTTTATATTTTTTATTATTAATTTTGACATTTTTAATATATTCCCATTATGAATATAAAAACATCAAAATAAGAACAATAGAAATAAAATCAAAGGATATTCCTGAAGAATTTAATGGAAGGAAAATACTTTATGTTGCAGATTTTCAGTATGATACAATAGGAAGATTTAATAAAAAGCAACTGAAAAAAGCAATTAATCTTATAAATGAGCAGAAAAAGGATATAATACTTCTTGGAGGGGATTATTCTACATGGGAAAAATATAGAGCTGCTTTTTATAAAGAAGCGGAAAATCTTAAAATTCCTGAATATGGAATATATGCAATATATGGAAATCATGAATATCCCAATATTGAAGAAAGTACAGAATATCTAAAAAAAATTAAATATAACATTCTTGCAAATTCAAGTAAGAAAGTAACTATAAATTCCCAAAACATATATATTGCAGGAGTGGAAGATTTATGGCATGGAATCTCTGATGCCAAAAAAGCTCTGGAAGGTATAGAAAAAGAAGATTTTGCTATATTTATGACTCATAATCCTGATTATTTTGAAGAAATGACTGAAAGTCAGAAAGAACGATCGGATATAACTTTAGCGGCACATACTCATGGAGGACAGGTAACTTTTTTCGGGAAAGTGTTTTTTGCACCTATAAGGCATAAAGAAAAATATGGATATGGGATGAAAGAATACGGGGGACATAAAATATATATTACATCAGGCATAGGTGGAAGTTTTCTGGAAATGTTCATCAGGTTTTTCGCTCAACCTGAAATAGTTATATTTGAATTAAAAAAAGTCTAA
- a CDS encoding DUF1294 domain-containing protein, translated as MPKNFVKELFIILNLMTFILFIIDKYKAKHHQWRISEFMLLECSVLGGALGGIAGMILCRHKIKKSYFRIGLPVILFIHIFLYFYWIDF; from the coding sequence ATGCCTAAAAATTTTGTAAAAGAACTTTTTATCATACTTAATCTGATGACTTTCATATTATTTATAATTGATAAATATAAAGCAAAGCATCACCAATGGAGAATTTCGGAATTTATGTTATTGGAATGTTCAGTACTTGGCGGAGCGTTAGGCGGTATCGCAGGAATGATATTGTGCCGTCATAAAATCAAAAAATCTTATTTCCGCATTGGATTACCGGTCATTTTATTTATACATATTTTTTTATATTTTTATTGGATTGATTTTTAA
- the ilvN gene encoding acetolactate synthase small subunit: MNREHEILIITKNTNGIVARIMSLFNRRGYFVNKMTAGVTNKPGYARLTLTVDGDHKSLDQIQKQVYKIVDVVKVKVFPDQGVIRRELMLIKVKSDTETRSQIVQIADIYRGKVLDVSPTSLIIELTGDVQKLRGFVEIMKNYGILEMAKTGVTAMSRGEKM; encoded by the coding sequence ATGAATAGGGAACATGAAATTTTAATAATTACAAAAAATACAAACGGAATAGTAGCGAGGATAATGTCTCTTTTTAACAGACGGGGATATTTTGTAAATAAAATGACGGCAGGGGTAACGAATAAACCCGGATATGCTCGTCTTACACTTACTGTAGACGGGGATCATAAATCTCTTGATCAAATACAGAAACAGGTATATAAAATAGTAGATGTAGTTAAAGTGAAAGTTTTTCCAGATCAGGGAGTTATCCGAAGAGAACTTATGCTTATAAAAGTCAAGTCCGATACTGAAACAAGATCCCAGATTGTTCAAATTGCGGATATATATAGAGGAAAAGTACTTGATGTGTCACCTACTTCCCTTATAATAGAACTTACAGGAGATGTCCAGAAACTAAGGGGATTTGTGGAAATAATGAAAAATTACGGAATTTTGGAAATGGCGAAAACAGGAGTTACTGCTATGAGTAGAGGAGAAAAAATGTAG
- the ilvB gene encoding biosynthetic-type acetolactate synthase large subunit → MSGEMINGAKIVLECLKCLGITDIFGYPGGAVIPIYDEIYKFGSKINHYFARHEQGAAHEADGYARVSGKIGVCLATSGPGATNLVTGIMTAHMDSIPMLAITGQVGSSLLGKDAFQESDIVGITVPITKMNYLIQNIKELPRIIKEAYYIATTGRPGPVLIDIPKDIQTQEISYEEFNKLYEKNFYLEGYEPTYKGHQGQIKKAVRFIKEAKKPLIISGAGILRSGASEELKKFAEKTHIPVTMTLLGLGTFPGNHELSLGMLGMHGTVYANYATDEADLIIAAGIRFDDRITGNPDKFCKKAKIIHIDIDPAEIDKNKKVDIPIVGDLKNVLIQLNGELENLNHSDWVEKVKNWKKEYPLVYRQIGEDKLIPQEVLEELNDILKGDAIIVTDVGQHQMWTAQFITYKNPDSIVTSGGAGTMGFGLPAAIGAQVAAPDKKVVLIVGDGGFQMTFQELMLIKQYNLPVKVLIVNNSFLGMVRQWQEIFNDRRYSFVDLTHNPDFIKIAEAYGIKSARLKTKKDLKTKLKDLIMSDEGVVIDCIVEKEENVYPMIPAGTSVSQMMGKRGVLEDE, encoded by the coding sequence ATGAGCGGTGAAATGATAAATGGAGCCAAAATAGTACTGGAATGTTTAAAATGTCTGGGAATAACTGATATATTCGGATATCCCGGTGGTGCAGTAATACCTATTTATGATGAGATTTATAAATTCGGAAGTAAAATAAACCATTATTTTGCAAGACATGAGCAAGGGGCTGCCCATGAAGCCGACGGTTATGCAAGAGTTTCAGGTAAAATAGGTGTGTGTCTTGCAACATCAGGGCCGGGGGCTACAAATCTTGTAACGGGAATAATGACGGCTCATATGGATTCCATTCCTATGCTTGCCATTACAGGGCAGGTGGGAAGTTCGCTTCTGGGAAAAGATGCCTTTCAGGAAAGCGATATCGTAGGAATAACAGTGCCTATAACTAAAATGAATTATCTTATACAAAACATAAAAGAGCTCCCCAGAATTATTAAGGAGGCTTACTATATAGCCACTACAGGGAGACCCGGGCCTGTACTTATAGATATTCCTAAAGATATACAGACACAGGAGATTTCCTATGAGGAATTTAACAAATTATATGAAAAGAATTTTTATCTTGAAGGGTATGAGCCTACATATAAAGGTCATCAGGGACAGATAAAAAAGGCTGTCAGATTTATAAAAGAGGCAAAAAAGCCTTTAATTATATCAGGAGCGGGAATTTTAAGATCAGGTGCATCTGAAGAGTTGAAAAAATTTGCAGAAAAAACTCATATACCTGTAACAATGACACTTTTAGGTCTTGGAACTTTTCCCGGAAATCACGAGCTTTCATTGGGAATGCTTGGAATGCATGGAACAGTTTATGCAAATTATGCGACTGACGAAGCGGATCTTATAATAGCTGCAGGAATAAGATTTGATGACAGAATTACAGGAAATCCTGACAAATTCTGTAAAAAAGCAAAAATAATTCATATTGATATTGATCCTGCGGAAATTGATAAAAATAAAAAAGTAGATATTCCCATTGTCGGTGATTTGAAAAATGTACTTATACAATTAAATGGAGAACTGGAAAATTTAAACCATAGTGATTGGGTAGAAAAAGTGAAAAACTGGAAAAAAGAGTATCCCCTTGTTTACAGACAGATAGGAGAAGATAAACTGATACCTCAGGAAGTTCTTGAAGAATTAAATGATATTTTAAAAGGAGATGCTATAATTGTAACTGATGTAGGACAGCATCAAATGTGGACAGCTCAGTTTATTACATATAAAAATCCTGATTCTATTGTAACATCGGGAGGAGCGGGAACAATGGGATTCGGTCTTCCTGCAGCAATAGGCGCACAAGTTGCAGCACCTGATAAAAAAGTTGTACTTATAGTGGGAGATGGAGGATTTCAAATGACTTTTCAGGAACTTATGCTTATAAAACAGTACAACCTTCCTGTAAAGGTTCTTATTGTAAATAATTCATTTCTCGGAATGGTAAGGCAATGGCAGGAAATATTCAACGATAGAAGATATTCATTTGTTGATTTGACGCATAATCCGGATTTTATAAAGATAGCTGAAGCTTATGGAATAAAATCTGCAAGGCTCAAAACAAAAAAAGATTTAAAAACGAAGTTGAAAGATCTTATAATGTCTGATGAAGGGGTTGTAATAGATTGCATTGTGGAAAAAGAAGAAAATGTATATCCTATGATACCGGCAGGAACAAGTGTAAGTCAGATGATGGGCAAGAGGGGAGTGCTTGAAGATGAATAG
- a CDS encoding ABC transporter ATP-binding protein, with the protein MKQEKKEILHYENVSFIREKRVILKNINWHVESNENWALLGLNGSGKSTILGMIPAYTFPTKGEVRVFGHKFGNYAWKNIKDRIGFVSSSLNSFLLTLNKEKLKDIVISGKFSSIGIYQNISEKDKEKAEKIIEDFKIGYVKEKYFSALSQGEQRRALLARAFMNESELLILDEPCSGLDIVSREHFLSVLEDKANGENSIPFIYVTHRIEEIISSVTHVALLKDGEITTQGLKKDILTDELLTEFFEISVRIEWENERPWLVVK; encoded by the coding sequence ATGAAACAGGAGAAAAAAGAAATTTTACATTATGAAAATGTGTCTTTTATAAGAGAGAAAAGAGTTATTTTAAAAAATATAAACTGGCATGTGGAAAGTAATGAAAACTGGGCTTTGTTAGGGTTGAACGGTTCGGGGAAATCTACAATTCTCGGGATGATACCTGCGTATACCTTTCCTACAAAAGGAGAAGTTAGAGTTTTCGGACATAAATTTGGAAATTATGCCTGGAAAAATATAAAAGACAGAATAGGATTCGTAAGTTCTTCGTTAAACAGCTTTTTATTGACATTGAATAAAGAAAAGCTGAAGGATATAGTGATTTCAGGAAAATTCAGTTCTATTGGAATTTATCAGAATATAAGTGAAAAGGACAAAGAAAAAGCTGAAAAAATAATAGAAGATTTTAAAATAGGTTACGTAAAGGAAAAATATTTTTCCGCTTTATCTCAAGGAGAGCAACGTAGAGCACTCCTTGCAAGGGCATTTATGAATGAGTCTGAACTTCTTATTTTGGATGAACCGTGCTCAGGGTTGGATATTGTATCAAGAGAACATTTTTTGTCTGTACTGGAAGATAAGGCAAATGGTGAGAACAGTATTCCGTTTATATATGTGACACATAGGATAGAAGAAATAATATCATCAGTAACTCACGTAGCTCTACTGAAAGACGGAGAAATAACGACTCAAGGATTAAAAAAAGATATATTGACAGATGAATTGTTGACAGAGTTTTTTGAAATTTCAGTGAGAATCGAATGGGAAAATGAAAGACCGTGGCTTGTTGTAAAATAA
- the ilvA gene encoding threonine ammonia-lyase — protein MHKLYDFMEARERLGTVIVKTKLIHSSVFSKETGNEVYIKPENLQRTGSFKIRGAYNKISKLTDIEKEKGVIASSAGNHAQGVALAAQKLGIKAVIVMPKHTPLIKVEATKQYGAEVILYGDVYDEAFKKAKELQEKEGYVFIHPFDDKDVIEGQGTIALEVLEELPDADIIVVPLGGGGLVSGIAAAAKLKNPQIKIIGVEPEGAASAIASLKKGEITELKEASTIADGAAVKKIGNIDFDYIKKYVDEIITVSDYELMEAFLLLVEKHKIVAENAGILSVAGLKKLNVKNKKIISILSGGNIDVLTISSMINKGLVVRGRIFKFSVDLPDKPGQLVAVSQILSNQNANVVRLEHNQFKNLDRFHEVELQVTAETNGEEHIRKIIEEFKKEGYVIKRLNSQEITGE, from the coding sequence TTGCACAAACTATATGATTTTATGGAAGCAAGGGAAAGATTGGGAACAGTAATAGTAAAAACGAAACTGATTCATAGCAGTGTGTTTTCAAAGGAAACGGGAAATGAAGTTTATATAAAGCCTGAAAATTTACAGAGAACAGGGTCATTTAAAATTAGAGGAGCATATAATAAAATATCAAAACTTACTGATATTGAAAAAGAGAAAGGAGTTATCGCCTCATCAGCAGGAAATCATGCTCAAGGTGTAGCCCTTGCAGCCCAAAAGTTAGGAATTAAAGCTGTAATAGTAATGCCTAAGCATACTCCTCTCATTAAAGTCGAAGCAACAAAACAGTATGGAGCTGAGGTCATTCTTTATGGAGATGTTTATGATGAGGCATTTAAGAAAGCAAAAGAATTACAGGAAAAAGAAGGGTATGTATTTATTCATCCTTTTGATGATAAGGATGTAATAGAAGGACAAGGAACCATAGCACTTGAAGTCCTTGAAGAGCTTCCGGATGCAGACATTATAGTAGTTCCTTTAGGTGGAGGAGGACTTGTTTCAGGAATTGCAGCAGCGGCAAAACTTAAAAACCCACAGATAAAAATTATAGGAGTAGAACCTGAAGGAGCAGCGAGTGCTATAGCTTCTCTTAAAAAAGGAGAAATTACTGAACTAAAGGAGGCAAGCACAATAGCTGACGGTGCTGCTGTTAAAAAAATAGGAAACATAGATTTCGACTATATAAAAAAATATGTGGACGAAATTATAACCGTTTCAGATTATGAGTTAATGGAGGCCTTTTTACTGTTAGTCGAAAAACATAAAATCGTAGCTGAAAATGCAGGTATTTTATCTGTAGCAGGATTGAAAAAACTGAATGTAAAAAATAAGAAGATAATATCCATATTAAGTGGAGGGAATATAGATGTACTTACAATTTCTTCAATGATAAACAAGGGTCTTGTAGTAAGAGGAAGAATATTTAAGTTTTCGGTAGACTTACCTGATAAACCCGGTCAGTTGGTGGCGGTATCCCAAATACTTTCAAATCAGAACGCCAATGTAGTCAGACTTGAACATAACCAGTTTAAAAATCTTGACAGATTTCATGAAGTTGAGCTTCAAGTGACGGCGGAAACAAACGGGGAAGAACATATAAGAAAAATAATTGAAGAATTTAAAAAAGAAGGATATGTAATTAAAAGGCTCAATTCACAGGAAATAACAGGAGAATAA
- a CDS encoding OmpA family protein translates to MKKIIALLMMTVLVAVSCTTTPDGTKKVNKTAAGAGIGAAAGAVLGQVIGKDTKGTLIGTAGGATVGAVIGNIFDRQEKELKNRLDGSGAKVERTGEGEIKITAPENITFDTNSSVIKPRFTSSLDSVAEILKKYPDSNIIVSGHTDSTGNDSINNPLSVNRAASVKSYLVGAGVSGSRVTSVGYGSKQPVASNSTASGRAQNRRVEIKIVAK, encoded by the coding sequence ATGAAAAAGATAATAGCATTATTGATGATGACTGTATTAGTTGCAGTTTCATGTACAACTACACCGGACGGTACAAAAAAGGTGAATAAAACGGCGGCAGGGGCAGGAATAGGAGCAGCAGCAGGAGCGGTATTAGGACAAGTAATAGGAAAAGACACAAAAGGTACACTGATTGGAACGGCAGGAGGAGCAACAGTAGGAGCTGTCATCGGAAATATTTTTGACAGACAGGAAAAAGAACTGAAAAATAGACTGGACGGATCAGGAGCAAAAGTAGAAAGAACAGGAGAAGGGGAAATTAAAATTACAGCACCTGAAAATATTACATTTGATACAAACAGTAGTGTGATTAAGCCAAGATTTACAAGTTCTCTTGATTCAGTAGCTGAAATATTAAAAAAATATCCTGATTCAAATATAATAGTTTCAGGACATACGGATAGTACAGGAAATGATTCTATAAATAATCCTTTATCAGTAAACAGAGCGGCTTCAGTTAAATCTTATCTTGTAGGAGCAGGAGTTTCAGGTTCAAGAGTAACTTCAGTAGGATATGGAAGTAAACAGCCTGTGGCGAGTAATTCCACAGCAAGTGGGAGAGCTCAGAATAGAAGAGTGGAAATTAAAATAGTTGCAAAATAA
- the ilvD gene encoding dihydroxy-acid dehydratase, translating to MSRSNNLTKGAARAPHRSLLKGLGFVNEEMNKPIIGIANSFNEIIPGHVHLKTLVQAVKDGIRNAGGVPMEFNTIGICDGLAMNHIGMKYSLVTRNIIADSIEATAMATPFDAIVFIPNCDKVVPGMLIAAARLNIPSIFISGGAMLAGVYKGKKVGLSNVFEAVGQYEAGMITKKELNHVEDMACPTCGSCSGMYTANTMNCLTEALGMGLPGNGTVPAVFSERLRLAKKAGMQIIEVLKADLRPKDIMTKEAFENAVAVDMALGGSSNTALHLPAIAHEAGIKLTLDDFNDIAKKTPQLCKLSPSGEYFIEDLYRAGGVTGVMKRMYENGRLHGGGKTVTLMTQAELVKDAYINDDDVIRSWENPAYETGGIAVLKGNLAEDGSVVKEGAVDKSMLIHSGPAKVFDNEENAVKAIVGGKIIPGDVVVIRYEGPKGGPGMREMLSPTAMIAGMGLDKDVALITDGRFSGATRGASIGHVSPEAASGGTIGIIRDGDIIEIDIPGRKLNVKLSDDEIQRRKSEKEPYKIEVKGYLRKYALHVSSAAEGAVEIFQD from the coding sequence ATGTCAAGGAGTAATAATTTAACAAAGGGAGCTGCAAGGGCTCCACATAGGTCACTGTTGAAAGGATTGGGTTTCGTAAATGAAGAAATGAATAAACCGATAATAGGAATTGCAAATTCATTTAATGAAATAATTCCGGGACATGTTCATCTGAAAACTTTAGTTCAGGCTGTAAAAGACGGTATAAGAAATGCAGGGGGAGTACCTATGGAATTTAATACTATAGGTATATGTGACGGTCTTGCAATGAATCATATAGGCATGAAATATTCTCTTGTGACGAGAAATATAATAGCTGATTCTATAGAAGCAACGGCAATGGCAACGCCTTTTGATGCAATAGTCTTTATTCCGAACTGTGATAAAGTAGTACCGGGAATGCTCATAGCAGCTGCAAGGTTGAATATACCTTCCATATTTATAAGCGGAGGAGCAATGTTGGCAGGGGTATACAAAGGGAAAAAGGTCGGATTAAGTAATGTTTTTGAAGCAGTCGGACAGTATGAAGCCGGAATGATAACTAAAAAAGAACTAAATCATGTGGAGGATATGGCATGCCCTACATGCGGATCATGTTCGGGAATGTATACCGCAAATACGATGAATTGTCTTACGGAAGCTCTTGGAATGGGATTGCCGGGAAACGGAACAGTACCTGCGGTATTTTCTGAAAGACTTAGACTTGCAAAAAAAGCGGGAATGCAGATAATTGAAGTTCTGAAAGCTGATCTTAGACCGAAAGACATAATGACTAAAGAAGCATTTGAAAATGCAGTAGCAGTGGATATGGCTCTGGGAGGTTCTTCAAATACGGCGTTACATTTACCTGCAATAGCCCATGAAGCAGGAATAAAACTGACGTTGGATGATTTCAACGATATAGCAAAAAAAACACCTCAGTTATGTAAACTTTCCCCTTCAGGAGAATATTTCATAGAAGACCTTTACAGAGCAGGAGGGGTTACCGGAGTTATGAAAAGAATGTATGAAAATGGGAGGCTTCATGGAGGTGGAAAAACCGTAACTTTAATGACACAAGCCGAACTGGTTAAAGATGCGTACATAAATGATGATGATGTAATACGGTCTTGGGAGAATCCTGCTTATGAAACAGGAGGAATTGCGGTACTGAAAGGAAATCTGGCTGAAGACGGTTCAGTCGTAAAAGAAGGAGCTGTGGATAAATCAATGCTCATACATTCAGGGCCTGCAAAAGTTTTTGACAACGAAGAAAATGCGGTAAAAGCAATAGTAGGTGGAAAAATAATTCCGGGAGATGTTGTAGTTATAAGATATGAGGGACCTAAAGGAGGACCTGGAATGAGAGAAATGCTTTCTCCTACAGCTATGATTGCAGGAATGGGACTTGATAAAGATGTTGCACTTATAACTGACGGAAGATTTTCAGGAGCAACAAGGGGGGCATCAATAGGACATGTATCTCCTGAAGCTGCTTCGGGAGGAACAATAGGAATAATAAGAGATGGAGATATAATAGAAATAGACATACCGGGGAGAAAACTGAATGTAAAATTATCCGATGATGAAATACAAAGGAGAAAATCGGAAAAAGAACCTTATAAAATAGAAGTTAAGGGATATTTAAGAAAATATGCGTTACATGTGTCATCGGCAGCTGAAGGCGCTGTGGAAATATTTCAAGATTAA
- a CDS encoding tRNA-dihydrouridine synthase — MKIYISPMAGYTDYSYRKILKKFNPDLLFTEMINAHLLNKNDKITENELLKCDDKINEGVQIFGHDKENIVNAFLKAEKIGFKNLNLNMGCPQPKIIKKGAGSALLPKIELIDNLLYELKEKLDSKTKLSLKIRIGYRSFSSPELYIKIADKYGLDFICVHGRTGEQFYKGNSDWNIVSRLSYLPRSETLDFIGNGDLFEAEQIVNTITSSNLNGVMLSRGIIGNPWLVTQLKELLETGKISSFPDLNTIKNTVLKHIEYLIENKGKIIASLEINKFLKPYFKNFLSEDTNQKLKEIITKKDINKKIQSIINI, encoded by the coding sequence ATGAAAATATACATTTCCCCCATGGCCGGATACACGGATTATTCCTACAGAAAAATATTAAAAAAATTTAATCCCGATTTGTTATTTACAGAAATGATAAATGCACACCTGTTAAATAAAAATGATAAAATTACTGAAAATGAGCTTTTGAAATGTGATGATAAAATAAATGAAGGAGTTCAAATATTTGGACATGATAAAGAAAATATTGTCAATGCTTTCCTAAAAGCTGAAAAAATAGGATTTAAAAATCTAAATCTGAATATGGGTTGTCCTCAACCTAAAATTATAAAAAAAGGGGCAGGTTCGGCATTGCTTCCTAAAATCGAACTTATTGACAATCTGTTATATGAACTGAAAGAAAAGTTAGACAGTAAGACTAAACTATCTCTCAAAATTCGTATAGGATATCGCTCTTTTTCTTCTCCTGAATTATATATAAAAATAGCTGATAAATACGGTCTTGATTTTATCTGTGTTCATGGAAGGACAGGAGAGCAGTTCTATAAAGGAAACTCCGACTGGAATATCGTTTCAAGATTAAGTTATTTGCCGAGAAGTGAAACTCTTGACTTCATAGGGAACGGTGATTTATTTGAAGCTGAACAAATTGTAAATACAATTACATCTTCTAATCTTAACGGAGTAATGCTTTCACGTGGAATCATTGGAAATCCATGGCTTGTTACTCAATTAAAAGAACTTCTGGAAACAGGTAAAATTTCTTCATTCCCCGATTTGAATACTATAAAAAATACCGTTTTAAAACATATAGAATACTTAATTGAAAATAAAGGTAAAATTATCGCTTCTCTTGAAATAAATAAATTTCTGAAACCTTACTTCAAAAATTTTTTATCTGAAGATACAAATCAAAAATTAAAAGAAATTATTACTAAAAAAGATATAAATAAAAAAATTCAAAGTATAATAAATATTTAA